The window ATATAAAGAAAAAAGATTGAAGTTTTATCCTAATCAAAAATAGGATAAACTTCAATCTTTTATTTTTAGAATATTAAATACTAGTCAGTATCTTTTTTATTCTTTTTTCTGCCTAATCCTTCATATGTAATCTTCATTGCAGCGGACATATTAATTGGAAGTAAGAATACCAAGAGTAATAATCCAATATCCACACATAATGCAACTTCGATTAAAGTTGGAACACCTGATGGAATTAAGGCTGCGAAAGTACCTCCAAGGATAATAGCAGCTGAAATTACTACAGTTCCGATTATGTCACAAGCTTGAAGCATCTTCTCGCTTGTAGTCCAGCCTGGGTTTACTTCTCCTAATTCACGATAACGCATCATCAAGAAGATTGAGTAGTCAACACCTAAGGCAACGATCATGATAAAGCTAAAGAATGGAGTGTTCCAAGCTAATAATGATCTGCCTAATAAGGCATGGACTAACCATTGGTTGATAGATAGAGAAGTTAAGTAAGCAATTACTAAAGTACCTAAGATAAATAATGGTTGCAAGACTGATCTAGTAACAAAGATCAAAGCAATTCCGATACCTACCAACATAATAATTGCAGTTCTTAAGAAGTCGCTGCTTGCAGTTTCTTGAGTATCGTAAATCTTTTCGGATTGTCCACCCATAGCAATAGTTGAGCTTTGAAGGCTGGTACCCTTCACTGACTTCTTAACCATGTTGCTGAGTTCATGAGCTTTCTTTGCCCCTTCAGTTGAAGCTGGGTCTAATTTCAAGATAATGATAATCTTAGTAGACTTCAAATCAGAACTCATGTAGTTATCAAGAGCTGGTTTAAAGGTTGATGAATGAATCATCTTAGCTGGGATGTAGAAAGTCTTACCTGCAGCTGAATCTGCTAAACCAGTCAAGTATTCTTGACCTTCACCTAAACCGCTATTTACTTTATCAATTCCAGCAGTAATCTTTGGATTATTTGATGCAATTTGACCGGCACCATTTGCTAATTGACTTGCACCGCCATTAAGTTGACCAATACCGTTTGCTAATTGACCAGATCCACCGTTAAGTTGACCAGCACCACTTGCTAATTGGCCGGCACCACCGTTTAGTTGATCGATACCATTAGCTAATTGGTTAGTTCCGCTTAGGCCAGCTTGTAAGCCAGTATTCAATTGACCAGCACCGTTTGCTAATTGGCCTGCACCGTTTGCAAGTTGACTAGAACCAGATACACCAGCTTGTAAACCTGTTGCAAGTTGGCCGGCACCGTTGTTTAAGCGAGCTGCGCCGTCGTTTAAGCGACTCGCTCCTGCTGCACCTTGAGCAACAGCACTTTGAACTTGAGTTAATCCTGAACTTAATTGATTCAAAGCAGTCGTAGCACCTGGTAAAGCTTTATTTGATGCATTTGCTAAAGTATTTACTTCTTGTTTTAATGTTGCTACTTGGCTCATCATACCTTGTAGGTTTTGCAAAGTAGCCCCAACACTACTTGCTGATTGACCAAGTTTCTTATCTGCTTCACCAGCTGCTTGAATATTACCAGCTACACTCTTCAAGCTTGAAGTAAGAGCTTGAGATTTTTGACTAGAAGCAGATTCGACTTTACCTAAAATCTGATTAAGAGCTACACTCATTGCTTGCTTTTGTTGGTCATTCAACTTAGCACTATCCATAGCCTGAGCATAAGCTTGAGTTAATTCAGCCTTTTCACTATCACTAAGACCAGTGGCGCCAGAGCTTTGTAATCCCTTTAAAGTATTACCAGCCTGAGTCAAATTATCTCCAATAGTTTTTGCTTGTGTACCAACATCGGTTAAGCTAGCTCGTAAACTTGCTGTATCAACTGAATTTGACTTACCTAAAGCCTGATTTAGTTTTTGAATACCACTATTAATCTTAGGTAGTCCTTGTTGCAATGCTAATAATTGAGCTTTATTAGCATTACTCATTTGACCAGATAATTGAGCACTCATAGTATTCAAGCCGTCTACTAACGCTTGAGTACCGTCTTGTAAACTAGCAGTACCACTTTGTAAGCTTACAGCACCATTCACTAACTTAATCGTACCGTTCTCAAGTTGCACCGCACCTTGTTGTAAGTTCAAAGTACCACTCTCTAAACGACCAGCGCCAGTTGCTAACTGCATAGTTCCAGCTCTAAGTGCATTAGCTCCAGTTTGCAAACGATTAGTTCCACTTGCTAATTGATTTGCACCAGTTTGTAAACGTCCAGCACCAGCTTGCAACTGATTTGCACCACTTTGAAGACGGCCAGTACCATTAGAAAGTTGATTTGCACCATTCTGTAATTGAACAGCACCATTAGTGATTTGCTTGCTACCGTTACTTAAAGTGCCCAAACCATTTCTAGCTGTATTAACACCTGAATTAACAGTTCCTAACTGATTATCAACGTAAAGACGTTTAATAGACTTACCATTTGGTTCAGTTACTGATGAAGCAAATTTTACATCTGGATCAGCTTGAATCTTCTTAACAAGCTGATCAATTTCTTTCAAGCTCTTTTCATTATCGAGCTTATGACCACTTTGAATATATAAGGTTGAGTATTCTGGCGTACCTTCAGAGAAGTGATCTTGTAATAATAGCAAACCAGCCTTTGAAGGAGTAGAGTCAGAAATTTCATCTGCATCGTTATAGTTCAAGTTATTTGAATAGAATAAGCAGAATGGTAAAACCACAACCGCCATCACAACTAAGTAAATAATTGGATGAGTTAAGCTTCCCTTAGAAAGAGCGTGCCATAATTTAGAATTACTTTCGCCTTCAAAATTCTTAACTGGCCAGAATAATTTCTTACCTAAAACAGCCATAAAGAATGGGTTTAAAGTCAAAAGTACAACTAATAAAACAGCAACACCAACAGCAACGCCAACAGCTGATTGGTAAATTGAGAATTTAGCTAGTCCTAAAGCACTAAATCCAATTAAAATTGAAGATCCAGAATAAAGAATGGTCTTACCAGCTTTACGCAAGGCATCATTTGTCGCATCGTGGTTCGACATCCCCTTACTCAAGTTCTCTTTAAACTTATCATACAGCAGGATATTGTAGTCGGTCCCAATACCAAATAGAACAATAACCATGAAGACTTGAGTAAAGTTTGAAAATGGAAAGTTAAACTTCTCTACTAAATTAGTAACAATTGAAAATGAAGTAATAAATGAAACTCCAACTGTCAATAATGAAATTATTGGTACAATTGGTGACTTAAATACAATTACTAAAACAATAAAAATAAAGAAGATAGTAATTAATTCAGTCTTTTTAATACCTTCCTGAACTGAAGCCGAGAAGTCATCTTCAAGAATTCTTACCCCAGTTACATACGTTCTAATTCCAGACGTTTTAACTGCTTTAGTTAAGGCCTTATTAACATTAGATACAGTTGAATGATCATTTGCAATATTCAATTGCACAATTTCAGTTGTTTTATCTTTTGAAATTAATTGTGCTTTTGCAGCGTAATTATCATTCGGGGTCATCATTGACTTAATACCCAGCTTTTTCTTATTATCTTTCAAAAAGCGAATGGTATTATCAATTTTCTCCTTATCACTTGAGGTTAATTTTCCATGTTTTTTGTTAAAAACAACCCCTACAACATAAGTATTATCTTGCCCGTGTCCCCACTTACTTTCGATGTTTGTCGCAATTGAGCTTTGAACATCTTCAGGCAGTGAAATTTCCGAATGCTGACGCGTTAAAGCATCTACATCTGGCAATGAAAAGATCGCAATCAGTAGAATTGCAATCCACGCTACCAAAGCACCAAGATGGTTTTTCAGTAATTTCATGTATACTTTCCTTTCCTCTATTTTGTACCTTCAACTTGAAGTTTTGGCGCTACAAGTCGCAAAAGCATCTCATGGTAATTATCATCAGCTTCTTTTTCTGTTTCATCGATCACATAACGATCTAAAAAAACATATCCCAAGACTGCTCCCAGCAAACTGTGCAGGGAAACGATATTCTTATTATCTACATCAAGTTTTTCTCCTAGTTCTACTATCTTCATAACTTCTTCGTGAATTTGTTCATTTTGAACATATTCATTTAATCCACAGTAAATTCCAGAAATTGCTTTATCATGTAGCAAAAAATCTCGTATCTCATCTGCAAATCTAAACAAAGCATCTAAGCCTGAATGACCTATTACCTTTTTCATTAAATACTGGCGCAAAACTTGTAGTCTGTTCACACAAACTAAAACTAATAGATCATTACGGTTAGCAACATAATGATATAAAGACTGAGATCTAATGCCTAATGCCTTTGCTAAGGCTGGCATTGTTAATTCACTTAGTCCCTTATCACTAATGATTGCTATTGCTTGATCAATTACTTTTGAGCGGTCTAAAGCTCTTTTTTTAGCCAAGATAATCACCTTCTTTTTGTGTACTCATATACTTTAACACGACAACCTGTAGAAAACAATCTACAACGTGTAGAAATTTATCTACTTTTTTAGCAAAAAGAAAAAGGAGCTATAAAACTCCTTCAACACAGTTATTTTTGTTTAATTATCCAATTATTAATCGCATCCCCAATTTTAGCTAAATCAGCATCTTCCTCGCTAACCATTGCCATTGCATATGTTTTGCCGTTTTCCTGAATTAAGGCTGCACCCTGTTTTTTATCAGCTATTTTATAAACAACACCATTAATATTTTTAGCTAATCCTTTCTCAGGAAAATTAGCTAATTGACCTAAAATTTGATTATCAATATCAGTGCCTAACACTTTTCCCTGATATAGTTTCTGCATAGTTGTAACTAAATCATTGCTACTTGTTTTCCCGGCAAAATCCTTACCAAAATTTTCTGTAATTTCAGTCTTGCTTGCGCCAAATGCTTTTGCAGTTTCATTTACTTTGTCTTTTCCAATTTTATTTAAGATGATATTAGCTGCATTATTATTCTGCTGCCGCATCATTAAATCTAGCAAGTAAGTATAAGAATAGGCCATATCAGCCTTCAATACTTTATCTCCACCGTTTAAATCACTTGATTTAACTTTATATGGATTAGCAGAATTTAAGCTTTTGTCTTGAACTGCCTTGTAATAAGCAAGTAAGACATATAATTTCAAGACGCTACCTGCATTTAAACTATCTTGACTAGTATTAGTTAAATCGGCAAAAACCTTAGTACTATTCAAGTCTTTTACGCTTATTTGATAATTTCCTTGAACGTTTGAACTTGCCTTAACAATAGCCTTAGCTAATTTTTTATTACTATTTTTTGAAATAGCAGCTTCGCCAATCTCGCTTTCTCCATTAGTTAAACGAGTCTGCTTACTGCCTTCTTTCATTTTACTTTTTTGAGCTACTTTCGCTGTCGAGTTTCCGTATATCTCCAAAGTTTGCGTCTTCATATGATTTATGCTTGTCATATAAAAAGCTAAAGCACAAAAGGATGACAAAATTGCTCCTAAAAAGATTTTATTTTCCATTAAAATTCTCCTTAATTACATATTTTTATTTTATCATGCTATTTAGTAAAAATGCTTCAAAGATAAGGATTAATATATTTCTTACCTATCTTTTTATTTAAGCAGGATCAGTTGAATGCGTTCACAAATTGATTTTTTTTTAGTACAATAATTCCAGTATTAATATTTACAGTGAGGGATAATTAATTATGTTGAAATATATGATTGGTATTGACGCAGGTGGTACGCACTCTACGGCAATCGCTTATGATGAAAATGGTAAAGAATTAGGTCGTGCAGAATCTGGCCCAGGTCAAATCAACAACGACTACGAACTTGGTATTAAAAATATCGCTCAAGCAGTTAATGAATTGCGTGATAAGATTGATGGCGATTGTATCAAAGTTTTAGCCGGAATCGCTGGTTTATCAGTTGTTGGTAATGCTCCTGAAGTTGCAGCAACCATTTCTTCAATGGTTGGTAATATTCCAACTCGTGCTATTACCGACTCACTTCTTGCTCTCTACAATGGTCTTGAAGGAGCAGATGGTGCTTTAGTTATTGCTGGTACTGGATCTGTTGTTAACGGTCGTCAAAATGGCTCTTTAATTGCCGTTGGTGGTTACGGTTCCTTACTTGGAGATGAAGGTAGTGGCTACGCTATTACCAAGGCTGCCCTTCAATCTGCTCTTCTTAGCTGGGACAAGCGCGAAAAGAATTCTTTAATTGACTTATTTGTAAAAGAATTTAATGTTGACAACATGGGGGAAGTTCCCGCTAAGTTTTACAGCTTGACTAGTCCAGAAGTTGCTTCAAAAGCTGTCAAAGTTGCTAAATTAGCAGATAGTGGTGACGAAGACGCTCGTAAGATTATTGCCGATCAAGCTCATCTTCTAGCACGCGACATTATTATGTGTTTAGACCGTTACGAAGATCCTAAACCAATGCGTATCGCTTTAACTGGTTCAGTTCTTTCAAATAATGCTATGATGCGTTCTTACATGGAAGCTGAAGTTAAAGAAAAATACCCAGATGCAGTATTTAGCGTTTCAAACGGTGAAAATGCACGTGGCGTAATTTTTGACAAGAGTAAAGACTACCGCTACTTCACTAACCATAACGATGATGAATAATTAAAAGTTAAAAAGACCTCGGAATTCTACTTTCCGAGGTCTTTTTCTGTCTATAAATCTTTGTACATTAAGACGTGGTCAATGCCAGCTTCATTAAATATACTTCCCTTCACTTGATAGCCAAGATAATCGTAAAATGGCTTAGCTGTCATCTGCGCATGACAATATAATCTATCAACTCCATTTTCTTTTAAATAATGATGAACTTCCTCAACCATCTTGCTTCCTAAATGCATTCCACGTGCATCTTTTGAAACTACTACGCGACCTAAATACCAAGCTCCGCTTTTTTCTTTAAAAATTCGG of the Lactobacillus gasseri ATCC 33323 = JCM 1131 genome contains:
- a CDS encoding MMPL family transporter, with the protein product MKLLKNHLGALVAWIAILLIAIFSLPDVDALTRQHSEISLPEDVQSSIATNIESKWGHGQDNTYVVGVVFNKKHGKLTSSDKEKIDNTIRFLKDNKKKLGIKSMMTPNDNYAAKAQLISKDKTTEIVQLNIANDHSTVSNVNKALTKAVKTSGIRTYVTGVRILEDDFSASVQEGIKKTELITIFFIFIVLVIVFKSPIVPIISLLTVGVSFITSFSIVTNLVEKFNFPFSNFTQVFMVIVLFGIGTDYNILLYDKFKENLSKGMSNHDATNDALRKAGKTILYSGSSILIGFSALGLAKFSIYQSAVGVAVGVAVLLVVLLTLNPFFMAVLGKKLFWPVKNFEGESNSKLWHALSKGSLTHPIIYLVVMAVVVLPFCLFYSNNLNYNDADEISDSTPSKAGLLLLQDHFSEGTPEYSTLYIQSGHKLDNEKSLKEIDQLVKKIQADPDVKFASSVTEPNGKSIKRLYVDNQLGTVNSGVNTARNGLGTLSNGSKQITNGAVQLQNGANQLSNGTGRLQSGANQLQAGAGRLQTGANQLASGTNRLQTGANALRAGTMQLATGAGRLESGTLNLQQGAVQLENGTIKLVNGAVSLQSGTASLQDGTQALVDGLNTMSAQLSGQMSNANKAQLLALQQGLPKINSGIQKLNQALGKSNSVDTASLRASLTDVGTQAKTIGDNLTQAGNTLKGLQSSGATGLSDSEKAELTQAYAQAMDSAKLNDQQKQAMSVALNQILGKVESASSQKSQALTSSLKSVAGNIQAAGEADKKLGQSASSVGATLQNLQGMMSQVATLKQEVNTLANASNKALPGATTALNQLSSGLTQVQSAVAQGAAGASRLNDGAARLNNGAGQLATGLQAGVSGSSQLANGAGQLANGAGQLNTGLQAGLSGTNQLANGIDQLNGGAGQLASGAGQLNGGSGQLANGIGQLNGGASQLANGAGQIASNNPKITAGIDKVNSGLGEGQEYLTGLADSAAGKTFYIPAKMIHSSTFKPALDNYMSSDLKSTKIIIILKLDPASTEGAKKAHELSNMVKKSVKGTSLQSSTIAMGGQSEKIYDTQETASSDFLRTAIIMLVGIGIALIFVTRSVLQPLFILGTLVIAYLTSLSINQWLVHALLGRSLLAWNTPFFSFIMIVALGVDYSIFLMMRYRELGEVNPGWTTSEKMLQACDIIGTVVISAAIILGGTFAALIPSGVPTLIEVALCVDIGLLLLVFLLPINMSAAMKITYEGLGRKKNKKDTD
- a CDS encoding TetR/AcrR family transcriptional regulator is translated as MAKKRALDRSKVIDQAIAIISDKGLSELTMPALAKALGIRSQSLYHYVANRNDLLVLVCVNRLQVLRQYLMKKVIGHSGLDALFRFADEIRDFLLHDKAISGIYCGLNEYVQNEQIHEEVMKIVELGEKLDVDNKNIVSLHSLLGAVLGYVFLDRYVIDETEKEADDNYHEMLLRLVAPKLQVEGTK
- a CDS encoding serine hydrolase, yielding MENKIFLGAILSSFCALAFYMTSINHMKTQTLEIYGNSTAKVAQKSKMKEGSKQTRLTNGESEIGEAAISKNSNKKLAKAIVKASSNVQGNYQISVKDLNSTKVFADLTNTSQDSLNAGSVLKLYVLLAYYKAVQDKSLNSANPYKVKSSDLNGGDKVLKADMAYSYTYLLDLMMRQQNNNAANIILNKIGKDKVNETAKAFGASKTEITENFGKDFAGKTSSNDLVTTMQKLYQGKVLGTDIDNQILGQLANFPEKGLAKNINGVVYKIADKKQGAALIQENGKTYAMAMVSEEDADLAKIGDAINNWIIKQK
- a CDS encoding BadF/BadG/BcrA/BcrD ATPase family protein, producing the protein MLKYMIGIDAGGTHSTAIAYDENGKELGRAESGPGQINNDYELGIKNIAQAVNELRDKIDGDCIKVLAGIAGLSVVGNAPEVAATISSMVGNIPTRAITDSLLALYNGLEGADGALVIAGTGSVVNGRQNGSLIAVGGYGSLLGDEGSGYAITKAALQSALLSWDKREKNSLIDLFVKEFNVDNMGEVPAKFYSLTSPEVASKAVKVAKLADSGDEDARKIIADQAHLLARDIIMCLDRYEDPKPMRIALTGSVLSNNAMMRSYMEAEVKEKYPDAVFSVSNGENARGVIFDKSKDYRYFTNHNDDE
- a CDS encoding GNAT family N-acetyltransferase yields the protein MIFSFKTINEMTGREAFCVERLRNEVFVSEQKITVPEIDDEDFYAVHVFTLNKSKDNALATCRIFKEKSGAWYLGRVVVSKDARGMHLGSKMVEEVHHYLKENGVDRLYCHAQMTAKPFYDYLGYQVKGSIFNEAGIDHVLMYKDL